The proteins below come from a single Halomicroarcula saliterrae genomic window:
- a CDS encoding KaiC domain-containing protein — protein MSDGDDDWFESALEEDAKASAEADSTDTSAGSDTADPFGDDGEENPFGDDGEEDPFASDAESESPFEDDGSFDDDSPSPFEDDGAGGDDGGGLFGDDFATAFESAGSGGGGGGAAEFEDEDFDSDIPRIDIGIDGLDRMIQGGIPRRHLIVSIGSAGTGKTTFGLQFLHHGLENGENCVFITLEQSHSAIMDTANDREWGFDEYEANDQLAVIDLDPVEMANSLDNIRGELPGLIEDFDADRLVLDSVSLLEMMYDNPAKRRTEVFDFTRSLKNAGVTTMLTSEASEDNPYASRHGIIEYLTDAVFVLQYVRSETRETRLAVEIQKIRNANHSRETKPYEITMDGISVYQQANIF, from the coding sequence ATGAGTGACGGGGACGACGACTGGTTCGAGAGCGCGCTCGAAGAGGACGCCAAGGCCTCGGCAGAGGCCGATTCCACCGACACGTCCGCCGGCAGCGACACGGCCGACCCCTTCGGCGACGACGGCGAGGAGAACCCCTTCGGCGACGACGGCGAGGAGGACCCATTCGCGAGCGACGCCGAATCGGAGAGTCCGTTCGAGGACGACGGCTCGTTCGACGATGACAGCCCGAGCCCGTTCGAGGACGACGGGGCCGGTGGCGACGACGGCGGCGGGCTGTTCGGTGACGACTTCGCGACGGCGTTCGAGTCCGCCGGGAGCGGCGGTGGCGGCGGGGGCGCCGCCGAGTTCGAGGACGAGGACTTCGACTCCGACATCCCGCGTATCGACATCGGTATCGACGGCCTCGACCGGATGATACAGGGCGGTATCCCCCGTCGCCATCTCATCGTCAGCATCGGGTCGGCGGGGACCGGCAAGACGACCTTCGGCCTGCAGTTCCTGCACCACGGCCTCGAAAACGGCGAGAACTGCGTGTTCATCACGCTCGAACAGTCCCACAGCGCTATCATGGACACCGCGAACGACCGGGAGTGGGGGTTCGACGAGTACGAGGCCAACGACCAGCTGGCCGTCATCGACCTGGACCCGGTGGAGATGGCGAACAGCCTCGACAACATCCGGGGGGAGCTGCCGGGACTCATCGAGGACTTCGACGCCGACCGACTGGTGCTCGACTCCGTCTCGCTGCTGGAGATGATGTACGACAACCCAGCGAAGCGACGCACCGAGGTGTTCGATTTCACCCGGTCGCTGAAAAACGCCGGCGTCACGACGATGCTCACCTCCGAAGCCAGCGAGGACAACCCCTACGCCTCCCGCCACGGTATCATCGAGTACCTCACGGACGCCGTCTTCGTCCTCCAGTACGTCCGTTCGGAGACCCGAGAGACGCGCCTGGCCGTCGAGATACAGAAGATACGCAACGCGAACCACTCCCGGGAGACCAAACCCTACGAGATCACGATGGACGGCATCAGCGTCTACCAGCAGGCCAACATCTTCTGA
- a CDS encoding NAD(+)/NADH kinase produces the protein MTVGIVAQRDNDRAMALASTLADRLREVSAPVAVDETTGAALTDHEAWDAATPSTRPVDEMHECTLVVSIGGDGTFLYAARGAGSTPIMGVNLGEVGFLNALAPEEAVETVVAEVEHIQKTGSARTRAMPRLRASGDDWELSPALNEVVVQGSHRGDGGGAEFEIRVDGSLYTRGHADGVLVATPTGSTAYNLSEGGPLVHPEVGGLVITGMAQADGMPPLVVDVDSDVTVSLSGTERGVAVSDGRIRESLSPPETVTLSRANEPIRLAGPPLDFFTALRKLG, from the coding sequence ATGACCGTCGGTATCGTCGCCCAGCGGGACAACGACCGGGCGATGGCGCTCGCGAGCACGCTGGCCGACCGACTCCGGGAGGTGTCGGCGCCGGTCGCCGTCGACGAGACGACCGGAGCGGCGCTCACGGACCACGAGGCGTGGGACGCGGCCACGCCGTCGACGCGCCCGGTCGACGAGATGCACGAGTGTACCCTCGTCGTCAGTATCGGCGGCGACGGGACCTTCCTCTATGCCGCCCGCGGTGCGGGGTCGACCCCGATAATGGGCGTCAACCTCGGCGAAGTGGGGTTCCTGAACGCGCTCGCGCCCGAGGAGGCCGTCGAGACGGTCGTCGCAGAGGTCGAACACATCCAGAAGACCGGGAGCGCGCGGACCCGGGCGATGCCCCGGCTGCGGGCCAGCGGCGACGACTGGGAGCTCTCGCCCGCGCTCAACGAGGTGGTGGTGCAGGGGTCACACCGCGGGGACGGCGGCGGTGCCGAGTTCGAGATACGGGTCGACGGGTCGCTGTACACCCGCGGGCACGCCGACGGGGTGCTCGTGGCGACGCCGACCGGCTCTACCGCCTACAACCTGAGCGAGGGCGGGCCGCTGGTCCATCCCGAAGTCGGCGGGCTCGTCATCACCGGGATGGCCCAGGCCGACGGGATGCCGCCGCTCGTGGTCGACGTCGACAGCGACGTGACGGTGTCGCTGTCCGGGACAGAACGCGGCGTCGCCGTCAGCGACGGACGAATCCGCGAGTCGCTGTCGCCACCGGAGACAGTGACGCTGTCGCGGGCAAACGAACCGATACGGCTCGCCGGCCCACCGCTCGATTTCTTCACCGCCCTGCGAAAACTGGGGTAG
- a CDS encoding response regulator, with amino-acid sequence MSESTADATVLVVDDESEVADVYALRLRNQYETETAYGGADALDRIDDSVDVVLLDRRMPDIGGDEVLAEIRERDISTRVIMITAVDPDFDIIDMPFDDYLCKPVEKEDLVAAIDQQLAARRYDDRLAEYLEVTSKLALLKGEKTAQTLEGNEGVESLERRADTLQSEMDDALSDFDDIDTAFRDITRKPS; translated from the coding sequence GTGTCAGAGTCTACTGCGGACGCAACCGTCCTCGTCGTGGACGACGAGTCCGAGGTCGCAGACGTCTACGCGTTGCGTCTCCGCAACCAGTACGAGACAGAGACAGCCTACGGCGGTGCGGACGCACTCGACAGGATAGACGACAGCGTCGACGTGGTGTTGCTCGACCGACGGATGCCCGACATCGGCGGCGACGAGGTGCTAGCGGAGATACGCGAGCGGGATATCTCGACCCGCGTCATCATGATAACCGCGGTGGACCCGGACTTCGACATCATCGACATGCCCTTCGACGACTATCTGTGCAAACCCGTCGAGAAGGAGGACCTGGTCGCGGCGATCGACCAGCAGCTGGCCGCCCGCCGGTACGACGACCGGCTCGCGGAGTATCTGGAGGTCACGTCGAAGCTCGCGCTGCTGAAAGGCGAAAAGACTGCACAGACCCTCGAAGGCAACGAAGGGGTCGAATCCCTCGAACGGCGGGCCGACACACTGCAGTCGGAGATGGACGACGCCCTCTCCGATTTCGACGACATCGACACCGCCTTCCGCGATATCACCCGCAAACCGAGCTAG
- a CDS encoding TetR/AcrR family transcriptional regulator, with protein MSDGTASNREPANTREAIMYATYDALHEHGYAGLSISRIADEGDLSKSTFYHHFDDKEDLLLSFADFTIAQFGRGFEVESTGDPVEDLYAFLNFALGTHPIARDRPDSVERMGVWIELRSQAIHDPAFAEKFTETTEKYVENLTDIIAAGIEQGVFEDVEAEKTARFLLTTVDGAILELTTRTDDTRPVVWEKMDEYIRTHIVRDELDVDEYAFDDNFESADDAA; from the coding sequence ATGAGCGACGGGACGGCGTCCAACAGGGAGCCCGCCAATACGCGTGAAGCGATTATGTACGCGACCTACGACGCGTTGCACGAACACGGGTACGCTGGGCTCTCCATCTCCCGCATCGCCGACGAGGGCGATCTCAGCAAGTCGACGTTCTACCACCACTTCGACGACAAAGAGGACCTCCTGCTGTCGTTTGCCGATTTCACGATAGCGCAGTTCGGGCGCGGTTTCGAGGTCGAATCGACCGGCGACCCGGTCGAGGACCTCTATGCGTTCCTGAACTTCGCCCTCGGTACCCACCCCATCGCGCGGGACCGACCCGACTCCGTCGAGCGGATGGGCGTCTGGATAGAGCTCCGTTCCCAGGCGATTCACGACCCGGCGTTCGCCGAGAAGTTCACCGAGACGACCGAGAAGTACGTGGAGAATCTCACCGATATCATCGCGGCGGGTATCGAACAGGGAGTGTTCGAAGACGTCGAAGCCGAGAAGACGGCGAGGTTCCTGCTCACGACGGTCGACGGTGCTATCCTCGAACTGACGACTCGAACCGACGACACGCGACCGGTGGTGTGGGAGAAGATGGACGAGTACATCCGGACGCACATCGTTCGCGACGAACTCGACGTCGACGAGTACGCCTTCGACGACAACTTCGAATCGGCCGACGACGCGGCGTAG
- a CDS encoding AAA family ATPase, with translation MNIDARITRRQVDAAGLVLDDEAISPVAHVADPVGRGPTLEALLDYLDPILDGDLPPDAYVWGPAGAGKSAVVTALFAHLQPRPSRLGAVVHTATRARPDREPPQSFVYVDARAATTDFGLYHAVLDGIVDESVPTQGVRTDTLLTQLRDALAPSSRRAVVAVDHVGEAETYALSALAERLDGLGDSLALLAIGRDRPAALEDPPAKRIEMPAYDTETLADVVSSRVMSGLDAHALTYQRCRTIATWANGNAHDALAALFAAATRASERRRSRIDDEDIAHACEGIPRPCVPLAQVLMLPPNRQRVLRALLDVGADDCSSVEDTAAAIAADVDLSAGTVKRYLYEFADDGIVERVRMDGSTTGRPPSRVEPRFPTQVFRRLYDLEGTA, from the coding sequence ATGAATATAGACGCGAGAATCACACGACGGCAGGTCGATGCCGCCGGACTCGTCCTCGACGACGAGGCCATCAGCCCGGTCGCCCACGTCGCGGACCCGGTCGGTCGCGGTCCGACCCTCGAAGCGCTGCTCGACTATCTGGACCCGATACTCGACGGTGACCTCCCGCCCGACGCCTACGTCTGGGGCCCCGCCGGGGCCGGCAAGTCAGCCGTCGTCACCGCGCTGTTCGCGCATCTGCAGCCCCGACCGTCACGGCTGGGCGCTGTCGTCCACACGGCCACCCGCGCTCGCCCCGACCGCGAACCGCCCCAGTCGTTCGTCTACGTCGACGCGCGGGCGGCCACGACCGACTTCGGCCTCTACCACGCCGTCCTCGACGGTATCGTCGACGAGTCGGTCCCGACACAGGGGGTCCGCACCGACACCCTGCTGACCCAGCTCCGCGACGCGCTGGCTCCGTCGTCCCGCCGCGCCGTCGTCGCTGTCGACCACGTCGGCGAGGCAGAGACCTACGCGCTGTCGGCGCTCGCCGAGCGGCTCGACGGCCTCGGCGACTCGCTCGCCCTGCTGGCTATCGGCCGCGACCGCCCGGCCGCCCTCGAGGACCCGCCCGCGAAACGCATCGAGATGCCGGCCTACGACACGGAGACCCTCGCCGACGTCGTCTCCAGCCGGGTGATGTCGGGGCTCGACGCCCACGCGCTCACGTACCAGCGGTGCCGTACCATCGCTACGTGGGCGAACGGGAACGCCCACGACGCGCTGGCCGCGCTGTTCGCCGCCGCCACCCGGGCGAGTGAGCGCCGCCGGTCCCGTATCGACGACGAGGACATCGCCCACGCGTGCGAGGGGATTCCCCGCCCCTGTGTCCCCCTCGCGCAGGTGCTCATGCTTCCCCCGAACCGCCAGCGGGTCCTGCGCGCGTTGCTGGACGTCGGGGCGGACGACTGCTCGTCGGTCGAGGACACGGCCGCCGCCATCGCCGCGGACGTCGACCTTTCGGCCGGGACAGTCAAACGGTACCTGTACGAGTTCGCCGACGACGGTATCGTCGAGCGGGTCCGAATGGACGGCTCGACGACCGGCCGGCCGCCGAGCCGCGTCGAGCCCCGGTTCCCGACGCAGGTGTTCCGGCGGCTCTACGACCTCGAAGGGACGGCATGA
- the glpK gene encoding glycerol kinase GlpK, translating to MTADTYVGAIDQGTTGTRFMVFDHAGQVVANAYEKHEQIYPEPGWVEHDPMEIWENTKAVVREGLSQNDIDAEQLAALGITNQRETTIVWDAETGKPVHNALVWQDRRTTDRVEEIQEEGKVEWIREKTGLECDAYFSATKTEWILDNAEPLKMEASRGEAVRDRAENGELMMGTIDSWVIYNLTGNHITDVSNASRTMLYNIRDLEWDDELLDEFDVPKSMVPEVRPSSDENLYGHTDSDGFLGAEVPVAGALGDQQAALFGQTCFDAGDAKNTYGTGSFYLMNTGNEAVESDHGLLTTIGFQMSGEPVQYALEGAIFITGAAIEWLEDVDLINNAAQTAELASSVDSTDGVYMVPAFTGLGAPHWDGRARGTIVGMTRGTRKEHIVRATLESIAYQTRDVAEAMEADSGVETTTLRVDGGAVKNSFLCQLQADIIGTDIARPEVDETTALGSAYAAGLAVGYWDTVDELRDNWQIDQEFTPEMSTEQADSMYGRWDDAVEKSLDWAQEE from the coding sequence ATGACAGCAGACACCTACGTTGGCGCGATCGACCAGGGGACCACCGGAACGCGATTCATGGTATTCGACCACGCTGGTCAGGTCGTCGCCAACGCATACGAGAAGCACGAACAGATTTACCCGGAGCCCGGCTGGGTCGAGCACGACCCGATGGAGATCTGGGAGAACACGAAAGCCGTCGTTCGGGAGGGACTCTCCCAGAACGACATCGACGCCGAACAGCTGGCGGCGCTTGGCATCACGAACCAGCGCGAGACGACCATCGTCTGGGACGCCGAGACCGGCAAACCGGTCCACAACGCGCTCGTCTGGCAGGACCGCCGAACGACGGACCGCGTCGAAGAGATCCAAGAGGAGGGGAAAGTCGAGTGGATCCGCGAGAAGACCGGCCTCGAATGTGACGCGTACTTCTCGGCGACCAAGACCGAGTGGATTCTCGACAACGCAGAGCCGCTGAAGATGGAGGCCTCCCGCGGCGAAGCCGTCCGTGACCGCGCGGAGAACGGCGAGCTGATGATGGGGACCATCGACAGCTGGGTGATATACAACCTCACCGGCAACCACATCACCGACGTCTCGAACGCGTCGCGGACGATGCTGTACAACATCCGCGACCTCGAATGGGACGACGAGCTCCTCGACGAGTTCGACGTGCCCAAATCGATGGTCCCGGAAGTCCGCCCGTCCTCCGACGAGAACCTGTACGGCCACACGGATTCGGACGGCTTCCTCGGCGCCGAAGTGCCCGTCGCGGGCGCGCTGGGCGACCAGCAGGCCGCGCTGTTCGGGCAGACCTGTTTCGACGCGGGCGACGCGAAGAACACCTACGGCACCGGTTCGTTCTACCTGATGAACACCGGCAACGAGGCGGTCGAATCGGACCACGGCCTCCTGACGACCATCGGGTTCCAGATGTCCGGCGAGCCCGTCCAGTACGCGCTGGAAGGCGCCATCTTCATCACCGGCGCCGCTATCGAGTGGCTCGAAGACGTCGACCTCATCAACAACGCCGCTCAGACCGCAGAGCTCGCGAGCTCCGTCGATTCGACGGACGGCGTCTACATGGTGCCGGCCTTCACGGGTCTCGGCGCCCCGCACTGGGACGGCCGCGCACGCGGGACTATCGTCGGTATGACCCGCGGCACCCGCAAGGAACACATCGTGCGTGCGACCCTCGAATCCATCGCGTACCAGACCCGCGACGTCGCGGAAGCGATGGAGGCCGATTCGGGCGTCGAGACGACGACCCTGCGTGTCGACGGCGGCGCGGTCAAGAACAGCTTCCTCTGTCAGCTCCAGGCCGACATCATCGGCACCGATATCGCGCGACCGGAGGTCGACGAGACCACGGCGCTTGGCTCCGCTTACGCCGCCGGCCTCGCCGTCGGCTACTGGGACACCGTCGACGAGCTGCGCGACAACTGGCAGATCGACCAGGAGTTCACGCCGGAGATGAGCACAGAGCAAGCGGACAGCATGTACGGCCGCTGGGACGACGCGGTCGAGAAATCGCTCGACTGGGCACAGGAGGAGTAA
- a CDS encoding COG1361 S-layer family protein produces the protein MNSRTVPLLLTVVALAIAAGSAAAAISGSPDISVSLEEDTIAAGEETTLGVVLVNSGDIDRGSSQNPSLSNEVTTARALRVDVRDSNAPISITTGTRSLGTVSTGTPTTASFDISVDEDAEPGTYQIPVELEYDYYNYISESTGTRSKSSVSRTRSVTVTVSDDATFSVTNVSSNTQVGSSGTVAVTVENTGRTAANNSEITLTSQNGELTFGERSRSTRSVESWAPGERQTFRYDISATEDAQAEPYPFNLSIAFDNPDGVRKQSTGTSVSISPDPEQSFSLSDVDSTLRVGDEGIIEATVTNDGPRAVSNIVVNWESDHSNLSPQETQIAVGNLEPGDSERVSFTVEATDSAQQTTKQFDFVASFRNTNGDREDSDTLEAQAPIRPDRDDFAVDSDNTSIGVGQSGNIELTVTNTRNVTMTDITAKVFTSSPISADDDEAIVDELAPGESETLTFSVSAEGSALEKAYPISLDFEYQEPDGDTKLSDTYRVGIDVTTPDNGGGSLPLTAIGGVALVLVLAVGGYMRFR, from the coding sequence ATGAATTCACGCACTGTTCCCCTGTTGTTGACTGTCGTAGCGCTCGCAATCGCTGCCGGAAGTGCCGCTGCCGCCATCTCCGGGAGCCCTGATATCAGTGTCTCCCTCGAAGAAGACACCATCGCGGCCGGCGAGGAGACGACACTCGGCGTGGTCCTCGTCAACAGCGGTGATATCGACAGGGGCTCGTCCCAGAACCCGAGCCTGAGCAACGAGGTGACGACCGCCCGCGCGCTGCGGGTCGATGTCAGAGACAGCAACGCCCCGATATCTATCACGACCGGCACGCGGTCGCTCGGGACGGTCTCGACCGGGACGCCCACGACGGCGTCGTTCGACATCAGCGTCGACGAGGACGCCGAACCCGGCACCTATCAGATCCCCGTCGAACTGGAGTACGACTACTACAACTACATCTCGGAGAGCACCGGAACGCGGTCCAAAAGCAGCGTCTCGCGGACGCGTTCCGTCACGGTCACCGTCAGCGACGACGCCACGTTCAGCGTGACGAACGTCTCCTCGAACACGCAGGTCGGCTCCAGCGGGACCGTCGCCGTCACCGTCGAGAACACCGGCCGGACGGCCGCGAACAACAGCGAGATCACGCTCACGAGCCAGAACGGGGAGCTCACGTTCGGCGAGCGGTCCAGAAGCACCCGTTCGGTCGAGTCGTGGGCCCCCGGGGAGCGCCAGACCTTCCGATACGATATCTCCGCGACCGAAGACGCGCAGGCCGAACCCTACCCGTTCAACCTCTCTATCGCGTTCGACAACCCCGACGGCGTCCGCAAGCAATCCACCGGCACGTCCGTCAGTATCAGCCCCGACCCGGAACAGAGCTTCTCGCTGTCGGACGTCGATAGCACGCTTAGAGTCGGTGACGAAGGCATCATCGAAGCGACGGTGACCAACGACGGCCCCCGCGCCGTCAGTAACATCGTCGTGAACTGGGAGAGCGACCACAGTAACCTCTCGCCACAGGAGACGCAGATCGCGGTCGGGAACCTCGAACCCGGCGACTCGGAGCGGGTCAGTTTCACCGTCGAAGCCACCGATAGCGCACAGCAGACCACGAAGCAGTTCGACTTCGTGGCGAGCTTCCGGAACACCAACGGTGACCGCGAGGACAGCGACACCCTCGAAGCCCAGGCCCCGATTAGACCCGATAGGGACGACTTCGCCGTCGACAGCGACAACACGTCCATCGGCGTCGGCCAGTCCGGCAACATCGAGCTTACGGTCACGAACACGCGCAACGTGACGATGACGGACATCACGGCGAAGGTCTTTACCTCCTCGCCCATCAGCGCCGACGACGACGAGGCGATCGTCGACGAACTCGCTCCCGGCGAGTCCGAGACGCTGACGTTCAGCGTCAGCGCCGAGGGCAGCGCGCTGGAGAAGGCCTACCCCATCTCGCTGGACTTCGAGTACCAAGAGCCCGACGGTGACACGAAGCTCTCCGACACCTACCGTGTCGGCATCGACGTCACCACGCCCGACAACGGCGGCGGCAGCCTCCCCCTGACCGCTATCGGCGGCGTGGCGCTCGTCCTCGTGCTGGCCGTCGGTGGGTACATGCGGTTCCGATAG
- a CDS encoding efflux RND transporter permease subunit produces the protein MGHQRYIDWVNDRITGAPGRVAVLFLVATVVFTTGLGAVEIESGSEEFIEDLDSYETFQDIQRDFGPAFGESTTTTTLLQNGDNALSKQSLLRSLRAQERIADKRDMRVSDTSSPASQVAQTIDPNATTLDAQIRTVEGATESEIASAVRTTADEDPAFLSSVSDDFNRKSASASVTEATVTHDTGDIPNRDERVRGIVDSVDGDIRVIGSQPDTISTSLQLVLPAAFVLIVLFLIIAYRDLVDLLLGVVSIVMALIWTFGFMGLAGIPFNLLLVTVPPLMIAVGIDFGIHVVNRYREARKEGTEPVPAMELTGSQVLVAFFIVTGTTVIGFLSNLVSAFPPNRDFGLVAAIGIVFTFLIFGVFLPAAKLYIDRLRERYPVPTFSEAPLSSEESVVGKGLAGGVTIAKRVPVVFLLVVLLSTTVAGGYATGVGTEFDTDDFTPEEETPDYLQYLGPLAPPESFDYVVNQNLRERNFEQSQRVNIYVEKNMRRDSALESLHQSSQNPPETVEADGREPEVTSLVTVIRDRAERDPEFAALVARNDQDGNGIPDQNLPKIYDAMAASDSGQLEQFLTADRRSTQIIYEVDSDASNAALSADGQEMASKYRAEAAPTGRPLVWHDAGDAILDTVVQSLLITLVGSSLFLVAVYWILEGKPSLGIANVIPIAVAVVALVATMRYVGIDFNALNGSMLAITIGLGTDYSVHVVHRFADEREERALEPALRRTVVGTGGALTGSMLTTVGGIGVLVLALNPVIGNFGLLTALSVVYAYLASMLVLPSVLVLWDRLRRYDGTSGTVADSIFPWTDEPGVTTDQGLTTTAPGSDE, from the coding sequence ATGGGACACCAGCGCTACATCGACTGGGTGAACGACCGAATTACCGGCGCCCCGGGACGGGTCGCCGTGCTGTTTCTGGTGGCCACCGTCGTCTTTACCACCGGTCTCGGTGCGGTCGAGATAGAGTCCGGGTCCGAGGAGTTCATCGAGGACCTGGATTCCTACGAGACGTTTCAGGACATACAGCGGGACTTTGGCCCCGCCTTCGGGGAGTCCACGACGACTACGACGCTGTTGCAAAACGGGGACAACGCGCTCTCGAAGCAGTCGCTGCTCCGTTCGTTGCGCGCACAGGAGCGCATCGCCGACAAACGGGACATGCGCGTCTCGGACACCAGCTCACCGGCGAGTCAGGTAGCCCAGACCATCGACCCGAACGCGACGACCCTCGACGCCCAGATTCGGACCGTCGAAGGGGCGACGGAGAGCGAGATAGCCAGCGCGGTCAGAACCACCGCTGACGAGGATCCGGCCTTTCTGTCCTCGGTGAGCGACGACTTCAACCGCAAGTCAGCGTCGGCCTCGGTGACCGAGGCCACGGTCACGCACGACACCGGTGACATCCCCAACCGGGACGAGCGCGTCAGAGGCATCGTCGATAGCGTCGACGGGGATATCCGCGTCATCGGGAGCCAACCCGACACCATAAGCACCTCCCTCCAGCTCGTCCTCCCGGCCGCGTTCGTGCTCATCGTCCTGTTCCTGATAATCGCCTACCGCGACCTGGTGGACCTCCTGCTGGGCGTCGTCTCCATCGTGATGGCGCTTATCTGGACGTTCGGGTTCATGGGACTGGCCGGCATCCCGTTCAATTTGCTGTTGGTGACGGTCCCGCCGCTGATGATTGCGGTCGGTATCGACTTCGGCATCCACGTCGTCAACCGCTACCGCGAGGCCCGCAAGGAAGGGACAGAGCCCGTTCCAGCGATGGAGCTGACGGGCAGTCAGGTCCTCGTCGCCTTCTTCATCGTCACGGGGACGACCGTCATCGGCTTCCTCTCGAACCTGGTGAGCGCGTTCCCGCCCAACCGCGACTTCGGACTCGTCGCCGCTATCGGCATCGTCTTCACCTTCCTCATCTTCGGGGTCTTCCTGCCGGCAGCCAAGCTGTACATAGACCGACTCCGCGAGCGCTACCCCGTTCCGACCTTCAGTGAGGCGCCGCTCAGCTCCGAGGAGTCCGTCGTCGGGAAAGGGCTCGCCGGCGGCGTCACCATCGCCAAGCGCGTCCCCGTCGTCTTCCTGCTGGTGGTGCTTCTCAGTACGACGGTCGCCGGCGGCTACGCGACCGGCGTCGGGACCGAGTTCGACACTGACGATTTCACGCCGGAGGAGGAGACGCCCGACTATCTCCAGTATCTCGGTCCGCTCGCCCCGCCGGAGTCGTTCGACTACGTGGTAAACCAGAACCTCCGCGAGCGGAACTTCGAGCAGAGCCAGCGAGTGAACATATACGTCGAGAAGAACATGCGACGGGACAGCGCGCTGGAGTCGCTCCACCAGTCCAGTCAGAACCCGCCGGAGACGGTCGAAGCCGATGGACGAGAGCCCGAGGTGACGAGCCTCGTCACGGTGATACGGGACCGGGCCGAACGGGACCCGGAGTTCGCAGCGCTCGTCGCGAGAAACGACCAGGACGGCAACGGAATTCCGGACCAGAACCTCCCGAAGATCTACGACGCCATGGCGGCCTCGGACAGCGGTCAGTTGGAGCAGTTCCTCACCGCTGACCGCCGGAGCACGCAGATAATCTACGAAGTCGACTCCGACGCGTCCAACGCGGCCCTCTCTGCGGACGGGCAGGAGATGGCATCGAAGTACCGCGCGGAGGCCGCCCCGACGGGACGACCGCTCGTCTGGCACGACGCCGGCGACGCCATTCTGGACACGGTCGTCCAGAGCCTGCTGATAACGCTCGTCGGGTCCTCGCTGTTCCTCGTCGCCGTCTACTGGATACTCGAAGGGAAACCGAGCCTCGGTATCGCGAACGTCATCCCCATCGCGGTAGCCGTCGTCGCCCTCGTGGCGACGATGCGGTACGTCGGCATCGACTTCAACGCCCTCAACGGGAGCATGCTCGCGATCACTATCGGGCTGGGGACGGACTACTCCGTCCACGTCGTCCACCGGTTCGCCGACGAGCGCGAGGAGCGGGCGCTCGAACCGGCGCTCCGGCGGACGGTCGTCGGAACGGGTGGCGCCCTGACCGGGAGCATGCTCACCACCGTCGGCGGTATCGGCGTGCTGGTGTTGGCACTCAACCCCGTCATCGGGAACTTCGGACTGCTGACGGCGCTTTCGGTCGTCTACGCCTATCTGGCGTCGATGCTCGTCCTCCCGTCGGTGCTGGTGCTCTGGGACCGGCTCCGGCGGTACGACGGGACCAGTGGCACCGTCGCCGACTCGATTTTCCCGTGGACGGACGAGCCGGGCGTGACCACGGACCAGGGGCTCACCACCACTGCGCCCGGGAGTGACGAGTGA